A DNA window from Hydrogenophaga taeniospiralis contains the following coding sequences:
- the gspG gene encoding type II secretion system major pseudopilin GspG encodes MKRLCPSIPGIHPAHGAARRVLQRGFTLIELMVVLVIIGVLAALIVPNVLDRADDARVTAARTDVNNLMQALKLYRLDNQRYPSTEQGLNALVIRPTTAPVPPNWRPYLDKLPADPWNRPYQYLSPGVHGEVDVLSLGADGQPGGEARDADVGSWQ; translated from the coding sequence TTGAAACGCCTTTGCCCCTCCATACCCGGCATCCACCCCGCTCACGGTGCTGCTCGCCGGGTCCTGCAGCGTGGATTCACGCTGATCGAACTCATGGTGGTGCTGGTCATCATCGGCGTGCTGGCCGCGCTGATCGTGCCCAACGTGCTCGACCGCGCCGATGACGCGCGTGTGACCGCCGCCCGTACCGACGTGAACAACCTGATGCAGGCGCTCAAGCTCTACCGCCTGGACAACCAGCGCTACCCCAGCACCGAACAGGGCCTGAACGCCTTGGTGATCCGGCCCACCACCGCGCCGGTGCCGCCGAACTGGCGCCCTTACCTCGACAAGCTGCCGGCCGACCCCTGGAACCGCCCCTACCAGTACTTGAGCCCCGGCGTGCACGGCGAAGTCGACGTGCTGTCGCTGGGGGCCGACGGTCAGCCGGGCGGCGAAGCCAGGGACGCCGACGTCGGCAGCTGGCAATGA
- a CDS encoding 3'-5' exonuclease encodes MSALPQRARAWWQRILSGPRAGMAGRPGLERWVVLDVETSGLDTAQDKLLAIAAVALRVDWARARLDIRLGDSFEVQLRHDMTGQRQRAGLEPALALQAFADFLQSSPLLAFRSGFDESLIGRHCQQHLGRRLHNPWLDMEHLCVLTQGSVPARSLDDWFQHFGIECAQRHQAAADALAESELLLRIWPALSRQCRGWDDVVRLAGHRRWLRD; translated from the coding sequence ATGAGCGCTCTGCCACAGCGGGCCCGCGCGTGGTGGCAGCGGATCCTGTCCGGGCCGCGTGCGGGCATGGCCGGGCGCCCCGGGCTGGAGCGCTGGGTGGTGCTCGATGTGGAAACCAGCGGGCTGGACACCGCTCAGGACAAGTTGCTGGCGATCGCCGCGGTTGCTCTGCGGGTGGACTGGGCGCGGGCGCGCCTGGACATCAGGCTGGGCGACAGTTTCGAGGTGCAATTGCGGCACGACATGACCGGACAACGCCAGCGTGCCGGGCTGGAGCCCGCGCTGGCGCTCCAGGCCTTCGCCGACTTCCTGCAGTCGTCCCCCCTGCTGGCGTTTCGCAGCGGGTTCGATGAAAGCCTGATCGGGCGTCATTGCCAGCAGCACCTGGGCCGCCGGCTGCACAACCCCTGGCTGGACATGGAACACCTGTGCGTCCTGACGCAGGGCAGCGTGCCGGCCCGATCACTCGACGACTGGTTTCAGCATTTCGGCATTGAATGTGCGCAACGCCACCAGGCCGCCGCCGACGCTCTGGCCGAGAGCGAGTTGCTGCTGCGCATCTGGCCCGCCTTGTCCCGGCAATGCCGCGGCTGGGACGATGTGGTCCGCCTGGCCGGTCATCGGCGTTGGTTGAGGGACTGA
- a CDS encoding type II secretion system protein N, with the protein MRLPLAGPSGGGFAARGWPAWMAGLLWLLVGLSAGYWVLLAWGRGPMVPVSAAAASLPQTDVALVARALGSLPQAAAETAPPQTPATRYRLVGVVSRRNQSGAALIAVNDQPPRPYTVGAVLEGELVLQSVNRRVARLGPTLNGPSSVELELAPVAN; encoded by the coding sequence TTGAGACTTCCCCTCGCGGGCCCGTCGGGCGGGGGCTTCGCCGCGCGGGGCTGGCCGGCCTGGATGGCCGGGCTGCTGTGGCTGTTGGTGGGGCTGAGCGCCGGTTACTGGGTCCTGCTGGCCTGGGGGCGTGGCCCGATGGTCCCGGTGAGCGCCGCGGCCGCCAGCCTGCCCCAGACCGACGTGGCCCTGGTGGCCCGTGCGCTGGGGTCCTTGCCCCAGGCCGCGGCCGAAACCGCGCCACCCCAGACGCCCGCCACGCGCTACCGGCTGGTCGGTGTGGTGTCCAGGCGCAACCAGAGCGGTGCGGCGCTGATCGCGGTGAACGACCAGCCGCCGCGCCCCTACACCGTGGGTGCGGTGCTGGAAGGCGAGCTGGTGCTGCAGTCGGTGAATCGGCGCGTGGCGCGGCTGGGCCCGACCCTCAACGGGCCGAGCAGCGTGGAACTGGAACTGGCGCCAGTCGCCAACTGA
- a CDS encoding porin, with amino-acid sequence MKKTLIALAALAATSAFAQSSVTLYGVADVALTKVTGTSAALGASSGLNNGTSRLGFKGTEDLGGGLKAGFTFEQAVNLNTGATNANTFDRAAWMNLAGGFGDLRLGRSLTPNFYGVAAWELTGTANYSVVANQFGFAGSSRNDAMMMYTSPNFGGFSVSFGHVLKGNNADVAKNSLNAIYKNGPLAVGFSYAKASGSEAAKGIGANYNFGAFQLAGSVMDPAGDSKGFSIGGGVQAGPVNIVLDIARDTEAKDTNTLVEVKYPLSKRTFTYVAFVRDGKGKTEENVNGLGLGLRHNF; translated from the coding sequence ATGAAAAAGACCTTGATCGCTCTGGCCGCCCTGGCTGCCACCAGCGCTTTTGCCCAATCTTCCGTGACCCTGTACGGCGTGGCCGACGTTGCATTGACCAAGGTGACCGGCACCTCCGCGGCCCTCGGCGCCAGCAGTGGCCTGAACAACGGCACCAGCCGCCTGGGCTTCAAGGGCACCGAAGACCTCGGCGGTGGTCTGAAAGCCGGTTTCACCTTTGAACAGGCCGTGAACCTGAATACCGGTGCAACCAACGCCAACACCTTTGATCGTGCTGCCTGGATGAACCTGGCTGGCGGTTTTGGTGACCTGCGTCTGGGTCGCAGTCTGACGCCCAACTTCTACGGTGTTGCTGCCTGGGAACTGACCGGTACCGCCAACTACTCCGTGGTTGCCAACCAGTTTGGCTTCGCGGGTTCTTCGCGTAACGACGCCATGATGATGTACACCAGCCCCAACTTCGGTGGCTTCTCCGTCAGCTTTGGTCACGTGCTCAAGGGCAACAACGCCGACGTCGCCAAGAACAGCCTGAACGCCATCTACAAGAATGGTCCTCTGGCCGTGGGCTTCTCCTACGCCAAGGCTTCCGGTTCCGAAGCTGCCAAGGGCATTGGCGCCAACTACAACTTCGGCGCCTTCCAACTGGCCGGTTCGGTCATGGACCCCGCCGGTGATTCCAAGGGCTTCTCCATCGGTGGCGGTGTGCAAGCCGGTCCTGTGAACATCGTGCTCGACATCGCCCGCGATACCGAAGCTAAGGACACCAACACCTTGGTGGAAGTGAAGTACCCGCTGAGCAAGCGCACCTTCACGTACGTGGCTTTCGTGCGTGACGGCAAGGGCAAGACCGAAGAGAACGTCAACGGTCTCGGTTTGGGTCTGCGCCACAACTTCTGA
- the cobT gene encoding nicotinate-nucleotide--dimethylbenzimidazole phosphoribosyltransferase produces the protein MRLPLVSPTTDAGLEVELRGRLSRKELPEHALGRIETLALQLARIQHADPTQFDPLTFLAPQIVVFAGDHGIADEGVSVFPQDTTRLRVLQMLQGTAVVNSLAQLHGFNLTVVDAGLASHINLPGDTVPSATLLPRKIGYGTRNMVLSPAMSLTQAVAAVHAGMDVVRHLPGNVLALGDVGVAATSCAALMLSRLCGVPLADACGRGSGLNETQLQHKLQKLFAAASRHRKATAPLEVLAAMGGFEIAMLTGAMLQAASERRVVLLDGFVASAAALVARALAPACADYLIFAHRSAEPGHRLLLIHLQAQPLLDMELRMGQGVGTLLAWPLLLAAQRLLEPHGH, from the coding sequence TTGCGGCTCCCCTTGGTGTCGCCCACCACCGACGCGGGACTGGAGGTCGAACTGCGCGGGCGGCTCTCAAGGAAAGAACTGCCTGAGCATGCCCTGGGTCGCATCGAGACCCTGGCGCTGCAACTGGCACGCATCCAGCATGCCGATCCGACACAGTTCGACCCGCTCACCTTCCTGGCCCCCCAGATCGTCGTGTTCGCGGGCGACCACGGCATCGCCGACGAAGGGGTTTCCGTCTTCCCCCAGGACACGACCCGCCTGCGGGTGCTGCAGATGCTGCAAGGCACTGCGGTGGTGAACAGCCTGGCGCAACTGCATGGTTTCAACCTGACGGTGGTCGACGCCGGCCTGGCATCCCACATCAACCTGCCCGGCGATACCGTGCCCAGCGCCACCCTGCTGCCGCGCAAGATCGGATACGGCACGCGCAACATGGTGCTGAGTCCAGCGATGTCGCTCACCCAGGCCGTGGCCGCCGTGCACGCGGGCATGGATGTGGTGCGCCACCTGCCGGGCAATGTCCTCGCGCTGGGCGACGTCGGTGTCGCGGCCACGTCTTGCGCGGCGCTGATGCTGTCCCGGTTGTGCGGCGTGCCGCTGGCCGACGCCTGCGGACGTGGCAGCGGGTTGAACGAAACCCAGCTCCAGCACAAGCTGCAAAAGCTCTTCGCCGCCGCCAGCCGGCACCGCAAGGCCACCGCGCCGCTGGAGGTGCTGGCGGCCATGGGGGGCTTCGAGATCGCGATGCTGACGGGTGCGATGCTGCAGGCCGCCAGCGAGCGGCGGGTGGTGCTGCTGGACGGTTTCGTGGCCAGTGCAGCGGCCCTGGTGGCCCGCGCGCTGGCGCCGGCCTGCGCGGACTACCTGATTTTTGCCCACCGCTCGGCGGAGCCGGGCCACCGCCTGCTGCTGATCCACCTGCAGGCGCAACCCCTGCTGGACATGGAGCTGCGCATGGGGCAAGGCGTGGGCACCCTGCTCGCGTGGCCGCTGTTGCTGGCGGCGCAGCGCCTGCTGGAACCACACGGCCATTGA
- the coq7 gene encoding 2-polyprenyl-3-methyl-6-methoxy-1,4-benzoquinone monooxygenase, protein MRVLAMPVDALLIAADSTLRTLFVAPRASRACPNLPEHGEGHLSEVDRAQSGALMRVNHVGEVCAQALYTAQALAARSTGAGRQPDHALAVQLETAGREETDHLAWTQTRLDELGARPSLLNPLWYAGAFGLGLLAGRFGPGVSLGFVVETERQVEAHLASHMERLPAQDHASRAIVAQMKEDEARHARQAQQAGASELPLPVKRLMRLAARVMTTVAHRI, encoded by the coding sequence ATGAGAGTTCTCGCCATGCCTGTGGATGCCCTGTTGATCGCCGCCGACTCGACCCTGCGCACGCTGTTTGTCGCGCCCAGGGCATCGCGTGCCTGTCCCAACCTGCCGGAACATGGTGAGGGCCATCTGAGCGAGGTTGACCGCGCGCAGTCCGGGGCATTGATGCGGGTGAACCACGTGGGCGAGGTGTGCGCGCAGGCGCTGTACACCGCCCAGGCGCTGGCCGCCCGTAGCACGGGCGCAGGGCGGCAGCCCGATCACGCTTTGGCTGTGCAACTGGAGACCGCGGGGCGGGAGGAAACCGATCATCTGGCCTGGACCCAGACCCGGCTGGACGAACTGGGCGCGCGGCCTTCGCTGCTGAATCCGCTGTGGTACGCAGGGGCCTTTGGCCTGGGCCTGCTGGCGGGTCGTTTCGGACCCGGCGTCAGCCTGGGCTTCGTGGTGGAGACCGAGCGTCAGGTTGAGGCCCACCTGGCCAGCCACATGGAGCGGCTGCCGGCGCAGGACCACGCCTCACGCGCCATCGTGGCGCAGATGAAAGAGGATGAGGCCCGCCACGCCCGGCAGGCCCAACAGGCGGGCGCATCCGAACTGCCCCTGCCGGTCAAGCGCCTGATGAGGCTGGCAGCCCGGGTCATGACCACCGTGGCGCATCGGATCTGA
- a CDS encoding OsmC family protein yields MECTVTWTGAAGTRSHMGFVAETGSGHVLTMDGAPDAAKPENGGANLAPRPMETVLAGTGGCTAYDVVLILKRGRHDVRGCSVKLTTERAETDPKVFTRIHMHFTVTGKAIPPAAVERAITMSHDKYCSASIMLGKTAEITTGFEVLEA; encoded by the coding sequence ATGGAATGCACTGTCACCTGGACCGGCGCAGCCGGCACCCGCTCCCACATGGGCTTTGTCGCCGAAACCGGGAGCGGCCACGTGCTGACCATGGACGGCGCGCCTGATGCTGCCAAGCCGGAAAACGGTGGCGCCAACCTGGCGCCGCGCCCGATGGAAACCGTGCTGGCGGGCACCGGAGGGTGCACCGCCTATGACGTGGTGCTGATTCTCAAACGCGGACGTCACGATGTCCGTGGCTGCAGCGTCAAACTCACCACGGAGCGCGCTGAAACCGATCCCAAGGTGTTCACCAGGATTCACATGCACTTCACGGTGACCGGCAAGGCCATCCCGCCCGCGGCGGTGGAGCGTGCCATCACCATGAGCCACGACAAATACTGCTCGGCCAGCATCATGCTGGGCAAGACGGCCGAGATCACCACGGGTTTCGAGGTGCTGGAGGCCTGA
- a CDS encoding prepilin-type N-terminal cleavage/methylation domain-containing protein has translation MKPPQADGSRGFTLLELMVVVSIVALATAGVSFALRDNDATLLEREGLRLSALLESARAQSRTSGVAVLWRGSDQGFEFIGNAIRGGSPLAGTRSWLQPDTHPQITQPVGAETLTLGPEPLIAAQRLVIQRGERRLTLATDGLAPFTVVPEEPVP, from the coding sequence ATGAAGCCCCCACAAGCCGATGGAAGCCGGGGCTTCACCCTGCTGGAGCTGATGGTGGTGGTGTCCATCGTGGCGCTGGCCACGGCCGGTGTGAGCTTCGCCCTGCGCGACAACGACGCCACCCTGCTGGAGCGCGAAGGCCTGCGCCTGTCGGCCCTGCTGGAGTCGGCCCGGGCGCAGTCGCGCACCAGCGGCGTGGCGGTGCTCTGGCGCGGTTCGGACCAGGGTTTCGAGTTCATCGGCAACGCCATCCGGGGAGGCAGCCCCCTGGCCGGCACCCGCAGTTGGCTGCAGCCCGACACCCACCCGCAGATCACACAACCCGTGGGCGCTGAAACGCTGACCCTGGGCCCCGAACCGCTGATCGCGGCCCAGCGCCTGGTGATCCAGCGGGGTGAGCGCCGCCTCACGCTGGCCACCGACGGGCTGGCGCCTTTCACGGTGGTGCCCGAGGAGCCCGTGCCATGA
- the gspI gene encoding type II secretion system minor pseudopilin GspI, which yields MTSHQRAGGFTLIEILVALAVVAITLAAGVQATGALTRAATRQSDQWLAQLCAENEFARLRLTRQLPSVGESTVACEQAGQTLQVRLAVQPTPNPNFRRVDAVVEAPVDGVVARLLSLSTVMGRY from the coding sequence ATGACAAGCCACCAGCGCGCGGGCGGCTTCACCCTGATCGAAATCCTGGTGGCGCTGGCGGTGGTGGCCATCACCCTGGCCGCGGGGGTGCAGGCCACCGGTGCGCTCACGCGCGCCGCCACCCGCCAGAGCGACCAGTGGCTGGCCCAACTCTGCGCCGAGAACGAATTCGCGCGGCTGCGCCTGACGCGCCAGCTGCCCAGCGTGGGGGAGAGCACCGTGGCCTGCGAGCAGGCGGGCCAGACGCTGCAGGTGCGGCTGGCGGTCCAGCCCACCCCCAACCCGAACTTCCGGCGCGTGGACGCGGTGGTCGAAGCCCCGGTGGACGGCGTGGTCGCGCGCCTGCTCAGCCTGTCCACGGTGATGGGACGGTATTGA
- the ilvA gene encoding threonine ammonia-lyase, biosynthetic yields the protein MPARPQKPAPSPVLPSPSPVTTLGPADYLKKILTARVYDVAVESALEPAKNLSRRLHNTVLLKREDQQPVFSFKLRGAYNKMAHLSVDQLQKGVICASAGNHAQGVALGAHKLGTRAVIVMPTTTPQVKVDAVRALGGEVVLHGDSYSDAYTHAVALQKKQGLTFVHPFDDPDVIAGQGTIAMEILRQLQSLGSDHLDAVFVAIGGGGLISGVANYIKAVRPEIKVIGVQTVDSDAMLQSVNAGGRVTLQDVGLFADGTAVKLVGEETFRIASGLVDEFVVVDTDAVCAAIKDIFVDTRSIVEPSGALAVAAIKQYVSTHKKKGETYAAILCGANMNFDRLRFVAERAEVGEEREALLAVTIPEERGSFRRFCELIGDLPAFGGSKGARNVTEFNYRIHDDRLAHVFVGLSTHGKGESGKIAQTLGKHGFETLDLTHDDLAKEHIRHMVGGHSPLAQDERLLRFVFPERPGALLKFLSLMRPGWNISLFHYRNQGADYGRILVGLQVPAKDDKAFAKFLETLGYPYVEETQNPVYRLFLKS from the coding sequence ATGCCCGCCCGCCCACAAAAACCCGCCCCGAGCCCTGTTTTGCCCAGTCCATCCCCCGTCACCACACTCGGGCCCGCCGACTACCTGAAGAAGATCCTGACCGCCCGTGTCTATGACGTGGCCGTGGAATCGGCACTTGAACCGGCAAAAAATCTGAGCCGCCGCCTGCACAACACAGTGCTGCTCAAGAGGGAGGATCAGCAGCCGGTGTTCAGTTTCAAGCTGCGTGGGGCCTACAACAAGATGGCCCACCTGTCGGTGGATCAGCTCCAGAAAGGTGTGATCTGCGCCTCGGCCGGCAACCATGCCCAGGGCGTGGCGCTGGGCGCACACAAGCTCGGTACCCGGGCCGTCATCGTCATGCCCACCACCACGCCACAGGTCAAGGTGGACGCGGTGCGTGCACTGGGTGGTGAGGTCGTGCTGCACGGAGACAGCTACTCCGACGCCTATACCCATGCGGTGGCTCTGCAAAAGAAGCAGGGACTCACTTTCGTGCACCCTTTCGACGATCCGGATGTGATCGCGGGACAGGGCACGATTGCGATGGAAATTCTGCGCCAGCTGCAGAGCCTGGGTTCCGACCACCTGGACGCCGTGTTCGTCGCCATTGGTGGTGGCGGCCTGATCTCCGGCGTGGCCAACTACATCAAGGCGGTGCGCCCGGAGATCAAGGTGATCGGGGTGCAGACCGTCGATTCGGACGCGATGTTGCAGTCGGTGAACGCGGGTGGGCGCGTGACGCTGCAGGATGTGGGCCTGTTCGCCGACGGCACGGCGGTCAAGCTGGTGGGCGAAGAAACCTTCCGGATCGCCAGCGGGCTGGTGGATGAGTTCGTGGTGGTGGACACCGACGCGGTGTGCGCGGCCATCAAGGACATCTTTGTCGACACGCGCAGCATCGTCGAACCCTCGGGGGCGCTGGCGGTGGCCGCCATCAAGCAGTACGTGTCCACGCACAAGAAAAAGGGCGAAACCTACGCCGCCATTCTGTGTGGCGCCAACATGAACTTTGACCGGCTGCGTTTCGTGGCCGAGCGGGCCGAGGTGGGCGAAGAACGCGAGGCGCTGCTGGCGGTCACCATCCCAGAGGAACGCGGCAGCTTCCGGCGCTTCTGCGAGTTGATCGGCGACCTGCCGGCGTTTGGCGGCAGCAAGGGCGCGCGCAACGTGACCGAGTTCAATTACCGCATCCACGACGACCGGCTGGCGCACGTGTTCGTGGGCCTGAGCACCCATGGCAAGGGCGAATCCGGAAAAATCGCCCAGACGCTGGGCAAGCACGGCTTTGAGACGCTGGATCTCACCCACGACGACCTGGCCAAGGAACACATCCGCCACATGGTGGGCGGGCATTCCCCGCTGGCACAGGATGAGCGCTTGTTGCGTTTCGTGTTTCCCGAGCGCCCGGGGGCCCTGCTGAAGTTTTTGAGCCTGATGCGTCCGGGTTGGAACATCAGCCTGTTTCATTACCGCAACCAGGGCGCCGACTACGGCCGCATCCTGGTGGGCCTGCAGGTTCCGGCCAAGGACGACAAGGCCTTTGCCAAGTTCCTGGAGACCCTGGGTTATCCGTATGTGGAAGAAACCCAGAATCCGGTGTACCGTCTGTTCCTCAAGAGCTGA
- a CDS encoding porin: MKKTLIALAVLAASGAAFAQSSVSLYGIADIALTKAKGTSAQLTSGGVSSSRLGFKGTEDLGGGLKANFLFEEGIDLTTGALKGSGFARQAYVGLSGGFGEVKLGNVYTAYDDISGATNPVFDSVLSPTVVWASTGYISNPGSNIYYASPSFGGVSGAVSYALDGSKQKVTSVNVKYEGGPVYVGFGYQDEADRTGNKFTRVNGSYDLGVVKLLAGYGQVKPEVGSKTTEYSFGADVPLGSALTLSTGLASSKVDGGDNRNSVGLGVAYSMSKRTTLYTGFRKENTAAGDTSLFAAGVKHTF, from the coding sequence ATGAAGAAAACTCTGATTGCTTTGGCCGTTCTGGCAGCCTCCGGCGCCGCGTTTGCCCAATCTTCCGTGAGCTTGTACGGTATTGCCGATATCGCTTTGACCAAGGCTAAGGGCACGAGCGCTCAGCTCACCTCTGGTGGCGTGAGCTCCAGCCGCCTCGGCTTCAAGGGCACCGAAGACCTCGGCGGTGGCCTGAAAGCCAACTTCCTGTTCGAAGAAGGCATCGATCTGACCACCGGCGCCCTGAAGGGCAGCGGTTTTGCCCGTCAGGCCTACGTCGGTCTGTCCGGCGGCTTCGGCGAAGTGAAGCTGGGCAACGTGTACACCGCCTACGACGACATCTCCGGTGCCACCAACCCCGTGTTCGATTCCGTGCTGTCTCCTACCGTCGTGTGGGCTTCGACCGGTTACATCAGCAACCCCGGCTCCAACATCTACTACGCTTCCCCGTCCTTCGGTGGCGTGAGCGGCGCTGTCAGCTACGCGCTGGACGGCTCCAAGCAGAAGGTGACTTCTGTGAACGTCAAGTACGAAGGCGGCCCAGTCTACGTGGGTTTTGGTTACCAGGACGAAGCTGATCGTACCGGCAACAAGTTCACCCGCGTGAACGGTTCCTACGACCTCGGCGTTGTGAAGCTGCTGGCTGGCTACGGTCAAGTCAAGCCTGAAGTGGGCTCCAAGACCACCGAGTACTCTTTCGGTGCCGACGTTCCCCTGGGTTCCGCTCTGACCCTGTCGACCGGCCTGGCCTCGTCGAAGGTTGATGGCGGCGACAACCGCAACAGCGTTGGTCTGGGTGTGGCTTACTCCATGTCCAAGCGCACCACGCTGTACACCGGCTTCCGCAAGGAAAACACGGCTGCTGGCGACACCAGCCTGTTCGCCGCTGGCGTCAAGCACACCTTCTGA
- a CDS encoding DUF294 nucleotidyltransferase-like domain-containing protein, with the protein MNPAAPPEQPHGAQAVPGGAAAANPLLRPSGSLLNNLCLELRRHPPFNEMEPAHVKAFVAASRQAYFAPGEAVVRPEDGAVRELFFIRRGAITGKRGLSDVAGGAFQYEAGDLFPISAVLARRAPTTTYSATEDTFVLGLPADEMQALAETSPVFGDFLNRRILKFLDLSRAALQVVYASQALAEQSLETPLAQLCHKAPVTCSPDTPLQDVLSQMHRLRIGSMLVVNPTGEPVGILTRYDILGRVALAQLPMATPIAQVMVQPVHSLTTAHTAQDAALLMSQHGIRHVPITREGRAVGIVSERDLFALQRLSLKHVSGSIRNAADVPTLKLVAHDIRRFARSLLGQGVQAKQLTALISHLNDVLTARLLEIKTVEHGLDPQRFCWVALGSEGRGEQTIATDQDNALILADPADGPPHDKARLLAFAREVNEALDACGYPLCRGNIMASNPDCCLTESEWRQRFAQWIDQGSPNDLLNASIYFDFRALAGRPALAADLRAFVTRRAAANPRFLSQLAVNGLAHGAPLNWLGQIDTTLVDGVATLDIKLQGTAIFVDVARLYALARGVAATGTRERFEALGPLLGVPPHEHQAWVGGFEFLQMLRLRAQLDGTTVGDSANRIAVGGLNDIDRRILKETLRVARTLQQRVKLDYER; encoded by the coding sequence TTGAACCCAGCTGCGCCCCCGGAACAACCGCATGGCGCGCAGGCGGTCCCTGGCGGCGCTGCTGCTGCGAACCCGCTGCTGAGGCCTTCGGGCAGCCTGTTGAACAACCTCTGCCTGGAGTTGCGGCGGCATCCGCCGTTCAACGAAATGGAACCGGCCCACGTGAAGGCCTTTGTGGCCGCGTCGCGCCAGGCCTATTTCGCACCGGGCGAAGCGGTGGTCCGTCCGGAGGACGGAGCGGTGCGCGAGCTGTTCTTCATCCGCCGCGGGGCCATCACCGGCAAGCGCGGTCTGTCGGACGTGGCCGGCGGCGCCTTCCAGTACGAGGCCGGCGACCTGTTTCCCATCAGCGCCGTGCTGGCCCGGCGCGCACCCACCACCACCTACAGCGCCACCGAAGACACGTTCGTGCTGGGCCTGCCCGCCGACGAGATGCAGGCGCTGGCCGAAACCAGCCCCGTGTTCGGCGACTTCCTCAACCGCCGCATCCTGAAGTTCCTGGACCTGTCGCGCGCCGCGTTGCAGGTGGTCTATGCCTCGCAGGCGCTGGCCGAACAGTCGCTGGAGACCCCGCTGGCCCAGCTGTGCCACAAGGCGCCCGTGACCTGCTCGCCCGACACACCGCTGCAGGACGTGCTGTCGCAGATGCACCGCCTGCGCATCGGCTCCATGCTGGTGGTCAACCCCACCGGCGAGCCGGTGGGCATCCTGACCCGGTACGACATCCTCGGCCGCGTGGCGCTGGCGCAGCTGCCCATGGCCACGCCCATCGCGCAGGTCATGGTGCAGCCCGTGCACAGCCTCACCACCGCGCACACCGCGCAGGACGCGGCCCTGCTGATGTCCCAGCACGGCATCCGCCATGTGCCCATCACCCGCGAAGGGCGCGCCGTGGGCATCGTCTCCGAGCGCGACCTGTTTGCCCTGCAGCGTCTGAGCCTCAAGCACGTCAGCGGCAGCATCCGCAACGCCGCCGACGTGCCCACACTCAAGCTGGTGGCGCACGACATCCGGCGTTTTGCCCGCAGCCTGCTCGGACAGGGCGTACAGGCCAAGCAGCTCACCGCGCTCATCAGCCACCTCAACGACGTGTTGACCGCACGCTTGCTGGAGATCAAGACGGTGGAGCACGGGCTCGATCCGCAGCGGTTCTGCTGGGTCGCGCTGGGTTCCGAAGGGCGCGGCGAACAGACCATCGCCACCGACCAGGACAACGCCCTCATCCTCGCCGACCCGGCCGACGGGCCGCCCCACGACAAGGCCCGCCTGCTGGCCTTTGCGCGCGAGGTCAACGAAGCGCTGGACGCCTGCGGCTACCCGCTGTGCCGGGGCAACATCATGGCCAGCAACCCGGACTGCTGCCTCACCGAGAGCGAATGGCGGCAGCGGTTTGCCCAGTGGATCGACCAGGGCTCCCCCAACGACCTGCTCAACGCCAGCATCTATTTCGACTTCCGCGCCCTCGCGGGCCGACCGGCCTTGGCCGCCGACCTGCGCGCATTCGTCACCCGGCGCGCCGCGGCCAACCCGCGTTTCCTGAGTCAGCTCGCGGTCAATGGCCTGGCGCATGGCGCGCCGCTGAACTGGTTGGGCCAGATCGACACCACCCTGGTGGACGGCGTGGCCACGCTCGACATCAAGCTGCAGGGCACGGCGATCTTCGTGGACGTGGCGCGTTTGTATGCGCTGGCCCGCGGTGTCGCGGCCACCGGCACGCGCGAGCGTTTCGAGGCATTGGGCCCCTTGCTGGGTGTGCCGCCACACGAACACCAGGCCTGGGTCGGCGGGTTCGAGTTCCTGCAGATGCTGCGGCTGCGTGCCCAGCTCGATGGCACCACGGTGGGCGACAGCGCCAACCGCATCGCCGTGGGCGGGCTCAACGACATCGACCGCCGCATCCTCAAGGAAACGCTGCGTGTGGCGCGCACCCTGCAGCAGCGGGTGAAACTCGACTACGAACGATGA